The following proteins are co-located in the Salvelinus fontinalis isolate EN_2023a chromosome 29, ASM2944872v1, whole genome shotgun sequence genome:
- the LOC129827689 gene encoding phospholipid-transporting ATPase IG-like isoform X4, which yields MLRRRLNRLFGRDERRVDSRTIYVGHRPCPATEALTPPKFCDNRIVSSKYTVWNFLPKNLFEQFRRIANFYFLIIFLVQVIVDTPTSPVTSGLPLFFVITVTAIKQGYEDWLRHKADNEVNKYLVTVLEDGRRACKESEKIKVGDVVEVVEDETFPCDLILLQSSREDETCFVTTASLDGESNHKTHYTVPDTERNLESLSATIECEQPQPDLYKFVGRMHIYRNNQEPAVRSLGPENLLLKGATLKNTQKIYGVAVYSGMETKMALNYQGKSQKRSAVEKSINAFLLVYLCILVSKALVCTTLKYVWQSRPGQDEPWYNQKTQKEKDTNLYLKMFTDFLSFMVLFNFIIPVSMYVTVEMQKFLGSFFISWDKDFFDPEIQEGALVNTSDLNEELGQVEYVFTDKTGTLTQNNMEFIECCIDGFQYKYADSGTELDGFCVTDGPVSILQQKAGREKEELFLRALCLCHTVQVKEATGQGDGVADGVEDQVDGVMGLDGETVRPADLRGFIASSPDEVALVKGAMKYGFKFLGMESKNMRVMNRNNDVETYELLHVLNFDPVRRRMSVIVRTKSGDTMLFCKGADSSIFPRVRQEEVDRIRMHVERNATEGYRTLCVAYKLLSSEEYDQADTGLREAKLALQDREEKLMAVYNQVETGMSLIGATAVEDRLQEEAAETMEALQGAGMKVWVLTGDKMETAKSTCYACRLFQRSTELLELTVRTLVDLGRKREERLHELLLDYHKRAVQDAPPIKAGVTRSWSSANQDYGFIIDGATLSLVLNSSPDSNSSCYKSLFLQICQNCTTVLCCRMAPLQKAQIVKMVKNSKGRPITLSIGDGANDVSMILEAHVGIGIKGREGRQAVRNSDYAIPKLKHLKKLLLGHGHLYYVRIAHLVQYFFYKNLCFILPQFLYQFFCGYSQQPLYDAAYLTMYNICFTSMPILANSLLEQHICMEVLMDNAALYRDVAKNAMLRWGPFLYWTLLGVYQGLLFFFGVRFLFSNPALQDNGQVFGNWSYGTIVFTVLVFTVTLKLAMDTRHWTWINHFVIWGSLAFYMFFSFFWGGIIWPFLRQQRLYFVFANMLSSVSAWLIIILLILLSLLPEILLLVLRKPRGPHSRQPSEDFLLKTSRSLPSRPCPTST from the exons GTGATCGTAGACACCCCCACCAGCCCAGTCACTAGTGGCCTACCCCTGTTCTTCGTCATCACTGTCACAGCCATCAAACAG GGCTATGAGGACTGGCTGCGGCACAAGGCAGATAATGAGGTGAATAAGTACCTGGTGACAGTGCTGGAGGACGGCCGGAGAGCATGCAAGGAGAGCGAGAAGATCAAG GTTGGGGATGTGGTGGAGGTGGTTGAGGATGAGACCTTTCCCTGCGACCTCATCCTGCTGCAGTCCAGCCGGGAGGACGAGACCTGCTTTGTCACCACGGCCAGTCTGGACGGGGAGTCCAACCATAAG ACACACTACACAGTGCCAGACACGGAGAGGAACCTGGAGTCTCTCAGCGCCACCATCGAGTGCGAGCAGCCGCAGCCCGACCTCTACAA atTTGTGGGGCGTATGCACATCTACAGGAACAACCAGGAACCTGCTGTGAG GTCTTTGGGTCCAGAGAATCTCCTCCTGAAAGGTGCTACCTTGAAGAACACTCAGAAGATATATG gcgTGGCAGTTTACTCAGGCATGGAGACCAAGATGGCTCTGAACTACCAGGGGAAGTCCCAGAAGCGCTCTGCGGTGGAGAA GTCTATCAATGCCTTCCTGCTGGTGTACCTGTGCATCCTGGTGAGCAAGGCCCTGGTGTGCACCACACTCAAGTATGTGTGGCAGAGCCGACCAGGCCAGGACGAGCCCTGGTACAACCAGAAGACGCAAAAGGAGAAAGATACCAACCTG taCCTGAAGATGTTTACTGACTTCCTGTCGTTCATGGTTCTGTTCAACTTCATCATCCCCGTGTCCATGTACGTGACAGTAGAGATGCAGAAGTTCCTGGGCTCTTTCTTCATCTCCTGGGACAAGGACTTCTTTGACCCCGAGATCCAGGAAGGGGCTCTGGTCAACACATCCGACCTCAACGAGGAGCTGGGCCAG GTGGAGTACGTGTTCACGGACAAGACGGGTACGCTGACCCAGAACAACATGGAGTTCATCGAGTGCTGCATCGACGGCTTCCAGTACAAGTACGCCGACTCAGGCACCGAGCTGGACGGCTTCTGTGTCACAGATGGACCTGTGAGCATACTGCAGCAGAAGGCTGGCAGG GAGAAGGAGGAGCTGTTCCTGCGGGCTCTGTGTCTGTGCCACACGGTGCAGGTGAAGGAGGCTACGGGTCAGGGGGATGGAGTAGCAGACGGTGTAGAGGACCAGGTGGACGGCGTCATGGGGCTGGATGGAGAGACGGTCCGCCCTGCGGACCTCAGGGGCTTCATTGCCTCCTCACCCGACGAGGTGGCACTGGTCAAGGGAGCCATGAA GTACGGTTTCAAATTCCTTGGTATGGAGAGCAAGAACATGAGAGTGATGAACAGAAACAACGATGTTGAAAC GTACGAACTGCTTCACGTGTTGAACTTTGACCCGGTGCGAAGGCGTATGAGTGTGATAGTCCGAACCAAATCAG GGGACACCATGCTGTTCTGTAAGGGGGCCGACTCCTCCATCTTCCCCCGTGTCAGGCAGGAGGAGGTGGACAGGATACGCATGCACGTGGAACGCAACGCTACG GAGGGCTACCGGACGCTGTGTGTGGCCTACAAGCTGCTGAGCAGTGAGGAGTATGACCAGGCAGACACGGGGCTGAGGGAAGCCAAGCTGGCCCTGCAGGACCGAGAGGAGAAACTCATGGCTGTGTACAACCAGGTGGAGACTGGGATGAGCCTGATCGGAGCTACCGCCGTGGAGGACAG GTTGCAGGAGGAGGCAGCCGAGACCATGGAGGCCCTGCAGGGAGCCGGCATGAAGGTGTGGGTGCTGACAGGGGACAAGATGGAGACGGCCAAGTCCACGTGCTACGCCTGCCGGCTGTTCCAGAGGAGCACAGAGCTGCTGGAGCTGACGGTGCGAACCCTGGTGGatctggggaggaagagagaggagcgcCTCCACGAGCTGCTGCTGGACTACCACAAGAGGGCAGTACAGGACGCCCCACCGATCAAGGCTGGGGTCACCAG GAGCTGGTCTTCAGCCAACCAGGACTACGGCTTCATCATAGACGGAGCCACTCTGTCCTTGGTGCTTAACTCCTCTCCTGACTCCAACTCCAGCTGCTACAAGAGTCTCTTCCTCCAGATCTGTCAGAACTGTACCACTGTCCTGTGCTGCCGCATGGCTCCCCTACAGAAGGCCCAG ATAGTAAAGATGGTGAAGAACTCTAAAGGCCGCCCCATCACCCTCTCCATCGGAGATGGAGCCAACGATGTCAGTATGATCCTGGAGGCACACGTTGGCATCG GTATAAAGGGTAGAGAGGGTCGCCAGGCAGTGAGGAACAGTGACTATGCCATCCCTAAGCTCAAGCACCTGAAGAAACTGCTACTGGGACACGGGCACCTCTACTACGTCCGTATTGCCCACCTGGTGCAATACTTCTTCTACAAG AACCTCTGCTTCATCTTACCTCAGTTCCTGTACCAGTTTTTCTGTGGATACTCCCAGCAA CCCCTCTACGACGCAGCCTATCTGACGATGTACAACATCTGTTTCACCTCAATGCCTATCCTGGCCAACAGCCTCTTGGAGCAGCACATCTGTATGGAGGTCCTGATGGACAATGCCGCCCTCTACAG gGACGTAGCAAAGAATGCCATGTTGCGTTGGGGCCCCTTCCTGTACTGGACACTACTGGGGGTCTACCAGGGCCTCTTATTCTTCTTCGGGGTCCGCTTTCTCTTTAGTAACCCCGCTCTGCAGGATAATGGCCAGGTGTTTGGGAATTGGTCGTACGGAACGATTGTTTTTACTGTCCTCGTTTTCACCGTGACGCTGAAG CTGGCTATGGATACTCGCCATTGGACGTGGATCAATCACTTTGTCATCTGGGGCTCGCTGGCCTTCTACATGTTCTTCAGCTTCTTCTGGGGTGGGATCATATG GCCTTTCCTTCGGCAGCAGCGTCTCTACTTTGTGTTTGCTAATATGCTGAGCTCTGTGTCAGCCTGGCTGATCATCATCCTGCTCATCCTGCTCAGCCTGCTGCCTGAGATCCTGCTGCTGGTCCTCCGAAAGCCCCGCGGGCCCCACTCACGACAG
- the LOC129827689 gene encoding phospholipid-transporting ATPase IG-like isoform X5 — protein sequence MLRRRLNRLFGRDERRVDSRTIYVGHRPCPATEALTPPKFCDNRIVSSKYTVWNFLPKNLFEQFRRIANFYFLIIFLVQVIVDTPTSPVTSGLPLFFVITVTAIKQGYEDWLRHKADNEVNKYLVTVLEDGRRACKESEKIKVGDVVEVVEDETFPCDLILLQSSREDETCFVTTASLDGESNHKTHYTVPDTERNLESLSATIECEQPQPDLYKFVGRMHIYRNNQEPAVRSLGPENLLLKGATLKNTQKIYGVAVYSGMETKMALNYQGKSQKRSAVEKSINAFLLVYLCILVSKALVCTTLKYVWQSRPGQDEPWYNQKTQKEKDTNLYLKMFTDFLSFMVLFNFIIPVSMYVTVEMQKFLGSFFISWDKDFFDPEIQEGALVNTSDLNEELGQVEYVFTDKTGTLTQNNMEFIECCIDGFQYKYADSGTELDGFCVTDGPVSILQQKAGREKEELFLRALCLCHTVQVKEATGQGDGVADGVEDQVDGVMGLDGETVRPADLRGFIASSPDEVALVKGAMKYGFKFLGMESKNMRVMNRNNDVETYELLHVLNFDPVRRRMSVIVRTKSGDTMLFCKGADSSIFPRVRQEEVDRIRMHVERNATEGYRTLCVAYKLLSSEEYDQADTGLREAKLALQDREEKLMAVYNQVETGMSLIGATAVEDRLQEEAAETMEALQGAGMKVWVLTGDKMETAKSTCYACRLFQRSTELLELTVRTLVDLGRKREERLHELLLDYHKRAVQDAPPIKAGVTRSWSSANQDYGFIIDGATLSLVLNSSPDSNSSCYKSLFLQICQNCTTVLCCRMAPLQKAQIVKMVKNSKGRPITLSIGDGANDVSMILEAHVGIGIKGREGRQAVRNSDYAIPKLKHLKKLLLGHGHLYYVRIAHLVQYFFYKNLCFILPQFLYQFFCGYSQQPLYDAAYLTMYNICFTSMPILANSLLEQHICMEVLMDNAALYRDVAKNAMLRWGPFLYWTLLGVYQGLLFFFGVRFLFSNPALQDNGQVFGNWSYGTIVFTVLVFTVTLKLAMDTRHWTWINHFVIWGSLAFYMFFSFFWGGIIWPFLRQQRLYFVFANMLSSVSAWLIIILLILLSLLPEILLLVLRKPRGPHSRQIAAVTPLSYKHLIGQE from the exons GTGATCGTAGACACCCCCACCAGCCCAGTCACTAGTGGCCTACCCCTGTTCTTCGTCATCACTGTCACAGCCATCAAACAG GGCTATGAGGACTGGCTGCGGCACAAGGCAGATAATGAGGTGAATAAGTACCTGGTGACAGTGCTGGAGGACGGCCGGAGAGCATGCAAGGAGAGCGAGAAGATCAAG GTTGGGGATGTGGTGGAGGTGGTTGAGGATGAGACCTTTCCCTGCGACCTCATCCTGCTGCAGTCCAGCCGGGAGGACGAGACCTGCTTTGTCACCACGGCCAGTCTGGACGGGGAGTCCAACCATAAG ACACACTACACAGTGCCAGACACGGAGAGGAACCTGGAGTCTCTCAGCGCCACCATCGAGTGCGAGCAGCCGCAGCCCGACCTCTACAA atTTGTGGGGCGTATGCACATCTACAGGAACAACCAGGAACCTGCTGTGAG GTCTTTGGGTCCAGAGAATCTCCTCCTGAAAGGTGCTACCTTGAAGAACACTCAGAAGATATATG gcgTGGCAGTTTACTCAGGCATGGAGACCAAGATGGCTCTGAACTACCAGGGGAAGTCCCAGAAGCGCTCTGCGGTGGAGAA GTCTATCAATGCCTTCCTGCTGGTGTACCTGTGCATCCTGGTGAGCAAGGCCCTGGTGTGCACCACACTCAAGTATGTGTGGCAGAGCCGACCAGGCCAGGACGAGCCCTGGTACAACCAGAAGACGCAAAAGGAGAAAGATACCAACCTG taCCTGAAGATGTTTACTGACTTCCTGTCGTTCATGGTTCTGTTCAACTTCATCATCCCCGTGTCCATGTACGTGACAGTAGAGATGCAGAAGTTCCTGGGCTCTTTCTTCATCTCCTGGGACAAGGACTTCTTTGACCCCGAGATCCAGGAAGGGGCTCTGGTCAACACATCCGACCTCAACGAGGAGCTGGGCCAG GTGGAGTACGTGTTCACGGACAAGACGGGTACGCTGACCCAGAACAACATGGAGTTCATCGAGTGCTGCATCGACGGCTTCCAGTACAAGTACGCCGACTCAGGCACCGAGCTGGACGGCTTCTGTGTCACAGATGGACCTGTGAGCATACTGCAGCAGAAGGCTGGCAGG GAGAAGGAGGAGCTGTTCCTGCGGGCTCTGTGTCTGTGCCACACGGTGCAGGTGAAGGAGGCTACGGGTCAGGGGGATGGAGTAGCAGACGGTGTAGAGGACCAGGTGGACGGCGTCATGGGGCTGGATGGAGAGACGGTCCGCCCTGCGGACCTCAGGGGCTTCATTGCCTCCTCACCCGACGAGGTGGCACTGGTCAAGGGAGCCATGAA GTACGGTTTCAAATTCCTTGGTATGGAGAGCAAGAACATGAGAGTGATGAACAGAAACAACGATGTTGAAAC GTACGAACTGCTTCACGTGTTGAACTTTGACCCGGTGCGAAGGCGTATGAGTGTGATAGTCCGAACCAAATCAG GGGACACCATGCTGTTCTGTAAGGGGGCCGACTCCTCCATCTTCCCCCGTGTCAGGCAGGAGGAGGTGGACAGGATACGCATGCACGTGGAACGCAACGCTACG GAGGGCTACCGGACGCTGTGTGTGGCCTACAAGCTGCTGAGCAGTGAGGAGTATGACCAGGCAGACACGGGGCTGAGGGAAGCCAAGCTGGCCCTGCAGGACCGAGAGGAGAAACTCATGGCTGTGTACAACCAGGTGGAGACTGGGATGAGCCTGATCGGAGCTACCGCCGTGGAGGACAG GTTGCAGGAGGAGGCAGCCGAGACCATGGAGGCCCTGCAGGGAGCCGGCATGAAGGTGTGGGTGCTGACAGGGGACAAGATGGAGACGGCCAAGTCCACGTGCTACGCCTGCCGGCTGTTCCAGAGGAGCACAGAGCTGCTGGAGCTGACGGTGCGAACCCTGGTGGatctggggaggaagagagaggagcgcCTCCACGAGCTGCTGCTGGACTACCACAAGAGGGCAGTACAGGACGCCCCACCGATCAAGGCTGGGGTCACCAG GAGCTGGTCTTCAGCCAACCAGGACTACGGCTTCATCATAGACGGAGCCACTCTGTCCTTGGTGCTTAACTCCTCTCCTGACTCCAACTCCAGCTGCTACAAGAGTCTCTTCCTCCAGATCTGTCAGAACTGTACCACTGTCCTGTGCTGCCGCATGGCTCCCCTACAGAAGGCCCAG ATAGTAAAGATGGTGAAGAACTCTAAAGGCCGCCCCATCACCCTCTCCATCGGAGATGGAGCCAACGATGTCAGTATGATCCTGGAGGCACACGTTGGCATCG GTATAAAGGGTAGAGAGGGTCGCCAGGCAGTGAGGAACAGTGACTATGCCATCCCTAAGCTCAAGCACCTGAAGAAACTGCTACTGGGACACGGGCACCTCTACTACGTCCGTATTGCCCACCTGGTGCAATACTTCTTCTACAAG AACCTCTGCTTCATCTTACCTCAGTTCCTGTACCAGTTTTTCTGTGGATACTCCCAGCAA CCCCTCTACGACGCAGCCTATCTGACGATGTACAACATCTGTTTCACCTCAATGCCTATCCTGGCCAACAGCCTCTTGGAGCAGCACATCTGTATGGAGGTCCTGATGGACAATGCCGCCCTCTACAG gGACGTAGCAAAGAATGCCATGTTGCGTTGGGGCCCCTTCCTGTACTGGACACTACTGGGGGTCTACCAGGGCCTCTTATTCTTCTTCGGGGTCCGCTTTCTCTTTAGTAACCCCGCTCTGCAGGATAATGGCCAGGTGTTTGGGAATTGGTCGTACGGAACGATTGTTTTTACTGTCCTCGTTTTCACCGTGACGCTGAAG CTGGCTATGGATACTCGCCATTGGACGTGGATCAATCACTTTGTCATCTGGGGCTCGCTGGCCTTCTACATGTTCTTCAGCTTCTTCTGGGGTGGGATCATATG GCCTTTCCTTCGGCAGCAGCGTCTCTACTTTGTGTTTGCTAATATGCTGAGCTCTGTGTCAGCCTGGCTGATCATCATCCTGCTCATCCTGCTCAGCCTGCTGCCTGAGATCCTGCTGCTGGTCCTCCGAAAGCCCCGCGGGCCCCACTCACGACAG
- the LOC129827689 gene encoding phospholipid-transporting ATPase IG-like isoform X2, translating into MLRRRLNRLFGRDERRVDSRTIYVGHRPCPATEALTPPKFCDNRIVSSKYTVWNFLPKNLFEQFRRIANFYFLIIFLVQVIVDTPTSPVTSGLPLFFVITVTAIKQGYEDWLRHKADNEVNKYLVTVLEDGRRACKESEKIKVGDVVEVVEDETFPCDLILLQSSREDETCFVTTASLDGESNHKTHYTVPDTERNLESLSATIECEQPQPDLYKFVGRMHIYRNNQEPAVRSLGPENLLLKGATLKNTQKIYGVAVYSGMETKMALNYQGKSQKRSAVEKSINAFLLVYLCILVSKALVCTTLKYVWQSRPGQDEPWYNQKTQKEKDTNLYLKMFTDFLSFMVLFNFIIPVSMYVTVEMQKFLGSFFISWDKDFFDPEIQEGALVNTSDLNEELGQVEYVFTDKTGTLTQNNMEFIECCIDGFQYKYADSGTELDGFCVTDGPVSILQQKAGREKEELFLRALCLCHTVQVKEATGQGDGVADGVEDQVDGVMGLDGETVRPADLRGFIASSPDEVALVKGAMKYGFKFLGMESKNMRVMNRNNDVETYELLHVLNFDPVRRRMSVIVRTKSGDTMLFCKGADSSIFPRVRQEEVDRIRMHVERNATEGYRTLCVAYKLLSSEEYDQADTGLREAKLALQDREEKLMAVYNQVETGMSLIGATAVEDRLQEEAAETMEALQGAGMKVWVLTGDKMETAKSTCYACRLFQRSTELLELTVRTLVDLGRKREERLHELLLDYHKRAVQDAPPIKAGVTRSWSSANQDYGFIIDGATLSLVLNSSPDSNSSCYKSLFLQICQNCTTVLCCRMAPLQKAQIVKMVKNSKGRPITLSIGDGANDVSMILEAHVGIGIKGREGRQAVRNSDYAIPKLKHLKKLLLGHGHLYYVRIAHLVQYFFYKNLCFILPQFLYQFFCGYSQQPLYDAAYLTMYNICFTSMPILANSLLEQHICMEVLMDNAALYRDVAKNAMLRWGPFLYWTLLGVYQGLLFFFGVRFLFSNPALQDNGQVFGNWSYGTIVFTVLVFTVTLKLAMDTRHWTWINHFVIWGSLAFYMFFSFFWGGIIWPFLRQQRLYFVFANMLSSVSAWLIIILLILLSLLPEILLLVLRKPRGPHSRQKPVVQSGEGKTQSPRSSARPLLMRTFSDESNTIL; encoded by the exons GTGATCGTAGACACCCCCACCAGCCCAGTCACTAGTGGCCTACCCCTGTTCTTCGTCATCACTGTCACAGCCATCAAACAG GGCTATGAGGACTGGCTGCGGCACAAGGCAGATAATGAGGTGAATAAGTACCTGGTGACAGTGCTGGAGGACGGCCGGAGAGCATGCAAGGAGAGCGAGAAGATCAAG GTTGGGGATGTGGTGGAGGTGGTTGAGGATGAGACCTTTCCCTGCGACCTCATCCTGCTGCAGTCCAGCCGGGAGGACGAGACCTGCTTTGTCACCACGGCCAGTCTGGACGGGGAGTCCAACCATAAG ACACACTACACAGTGCCAGACACGGAGAGGAACCTGGAGTCTCTCAGCGCCACCATCGAGTGCGAGCAGCCGCAGCCCGACCTCTACAA atTTGTGGGGCGTATGCACATCTACAGGAACAACCAGGAACCTGCTGTGAG GTCTTTGGGTCCAGAGAATCTCCTCCTGAAAGGTGCTACCTTGAAGAACACTCAGAAGATATATG gcgTGGCAGTTTACTCAGGCATGGAGACCAAGATGGCTCTGAACTACCAGGGGAAGTCCCAGAAGCGCTCTGCGGTGGAGAA GTCTATCAATGCCTTCCTGCTGGTGTACCTGTGCATCCTGGTGAGCAAGGCCCTGGTGTGCACCACACTCAAGTATGTGTGGCAGAGCCGACCAGGCCAGGACGAGCCCTGGTACAACCAGAAGACGCAAAAGGAGAAAGATACCAACCTG taCCTGAAGATGTTTACTGACTTCCTGTCGTTCATGGTTCTGTTCAACTTCATCATCCCCGTGTCCATGTACGTGACAGTAGAGATGCAGAAGTTCCTGGGCTCTTTCTTCATCTCCTGGGACAAGGACTTCTTTGACCCCGAGATCCAGGAAGGGGCTCTGGTCAACACATCCGACCTCAACGAGGAGCTGGGCCAG GTGGAGTACGTGTTCACGGACAAGACGGGTACGCTGACCCAGAACAACATGGAGTTCATCGAGTGCTGCATCGACGGCTTCCAGTACAAGTACGCCGACTCAGGCACCGAGCTGGACGGCTTCTGTGTCACAGATGGACCTGTGAGCATACTGCAGCAGAAGGCTGGCAGG GAGAAGGAGGAGCTGTTCCTGCGGGCTCTGTGTCTGTGCCACACGGTGCAGGTGAAGGAGGCTACGGGTCAGGGGGATGGAGTAGCAGACGGTGTAGAGGACCAGGTGGACGGCGTCATGGGGCTGGATGGAGAGACGGTCCGCCCTGCGGACCTCAGGGGCTTCATTGCCTCCTCACCCGACGAGGTGGCACTGGTCAAGGGAGCCATGAA GTACGGTTTCAAATTCCTTGGTATGGAGAGCAAGAACATGAGAGTGATGAACAGAAACAACGATGTTGAAAC GTACGAACTGCTTCACGTGTTGAACTTTGACCCGGTGCGAAGGCGTATGAGTGTGATAGTCCGAACCAAATCAG GGGACACCATGCTGTTCTGTAAGGGGGCCGACTCCTCCATCTTCCCCCGTGTCAGGCAGGAGGAGGTGGACAGGATACGCATGCACGTGGAACGCAACGCTACG GAGGGCTACCGGACGCTGTGTGTGGCCTACAAGCTGCTGAGCAGTGAGGAGTATGACCAGGCAGACACGGGGCTGAGGGAAGCCAAGCTGGCCCTGCAGGACCGAGAGGAGAAACTCATGGCTGTGTACAACCAGGTGGAGACTGGGATGAGCCTGATCGGAGCTACCGCCGTGGAGGACAG GTTGCAGGAGGAGGCAGCCGAGACCATGGAGGCCCTGCAGGGAGCCGGCATGAAGGTGTGGGTGCTGACAGGGGACAAGATGGAGACGGCCAAGTCCACGTGCTACGCCTGCCGGCTGTTCCAGAGGAGCACAGAGCTGCTGGAGCTGACGGTGCGAACCCTGGTGGatctggggaggaagagagaggagcgcCTCCACGAGCTGCTGCTGGACTACCACAAGAGGGCAGTACAGGACGCCCCACCGATCAAGGCTGGGGTCACCAG GAGCTGGTCTTCAGCCAACCAGGACTACGGCTTCATCATAGACGGAGCCACTCTGTCCTTGGTGCTTAACTCCTCTCCTGACTCCAACTCCAGCTGCTACAAGAGTCTCTTCCTCCAGATCTGTCAGAACTGTACCACTGTCCTGTGCTGCCGCATGGCTCCCCTACAGAAGGCCCAG ATAGTAAAGATGGTGAAGAACTCTAAAGGCCGCCCCATCACCCTCTCCATCGGAGATGGAGCCAACGATGTCAGTATGATCCTGGAGGCACACGTTGGCATCG GTATAAAGGGTAGAGAGGGTCGCCAGGCAGTGAGGAACAGTGACTATGCCATCCCTAAGCTCAAGCACCTGAAGAAACTGCTACTGGGACACGGGCACCTCTACTACGTCCGTATTGCCCACCTGGTGCAATACTTCTTCTACAAG AACCTCTGCTTCATCTTACCTCAGTTCCTGTACCAGTTTTTCTGTGGATACTCCCAGCAA CCCCTCTACGACGCAGCCTATCTGACGATGTACAACATCTGTTTCACCTCAATGCCTATCCTGGCCAACAGCCTCTTGGAGCAGCACATCTGTATGGAGGTCCTGATGGACAATGCCGCCCTCTACAG gGACGTAGCAAAGAATGCCATGTTGCGTTGGGGCCCCTTCCTGTACTGGACACTACTGGGGGTCTACCAGGGCCTCTTATTCTTCTTCGGGGTCCGCTTTCTCTTTAGTAACCCCGCTCTGCAGGATAATGGCCAGGTGTTTGGGAATTGGTCGTACGGAACGATTGTTTTTACTGTCCTCGTTTTCACCGTGACGCTGAAG CTGGCTATGGATACTCGCCATTGGACGTGGATCAATCACTTTGTCATCTGGGGCTCGCTGGCCTTCTACATGTTCTTCAGCTTCTTCTGGGGTGGGATCATATG GCCTTTCCTTCGGCAGCAGCGTCTCTACTTTGTGTTTGCTAATATGCTGAGCTCTGTGTCAGCCTGGCTGATCATCATCCTGCTCATCCTGCTCAGCCTGCTGCCTGAGATCCTGCTGCTGGTCCTCCGAAAGCCCCGCGGGCCCCACTCACGACAG